The Chlorocebus sabaeus isolate Y175 chromosome 6, mChlSab1.0.hap1, whole genome shotgun sequence genome has a segment encoding these proteins:
- the LAIR1 gene encoding leukocyte-associated immunoglobulin-like receptor 1 isoform X3, with translation MSPHPTALLGLVLCLAQTIHTQEGPLPKPSISAEPGTVIPPGRPVTIVCRGPVQVQTFRLEREDRSKFNDTKDVSQASPSESEARFRIDSVNEGNAGRYRCIYVNSARWSEHSDYLDLVVKGTVPGIEGSGCDAP, from the exons ATGTCTCCCCACCCCACCGCCCTCCTGGGCCTAG TGCTCTGCCTGGCCCAGACGATCCACACGCAGGAGG GGCCCCTGCCCAAACCCTCCATCTCggctgagccaggcactgtgatcCCCCCGGGGAGGCCTGTGACTATCGTGTGCCGGGGCCCGGTTCAGGTTCAAACATTCCGCCTGGAGAGGGAGGATAGATCCAAGTTCAATGATACTAAGGATGTGTCTCAAGCTAGTCCATCTGAGTCAGAGGCCAGATTCCGCATTGACTCAGTAAATGAAGGAAATGCCGGACGTTATCGCTGCATCTATGTAAATTCCGCCAGATGGTCTGAGCACAGCGACTACCTGGACCTGGTGGTGAAAG GGACTGTGCCAGGCATTGAAGGCTCTGGGTGTGATGCACCGTGA